The stretch of DNA TTGAataatatgactttcgtgagctCAATGCTTGTAATGGAGATTAGTTTGAATATTTCTATGTTGAGCTTGTAATCTTAAGTTTCGAATTCTGGtaatgtaaaactgctctttgtggttcattggcgatgtattcgattgtaaacggtatgtgtatatgctgattctgggcgtatgttggagcacataccgggactaccagatttaatattattttagacgaatgacgtgtcggttattcgtgtctctagatgtgaggTAACATGTGGCACGCTTTCTAGCaggcacgtgttaactctcgtCTGGAAGATAATGACTTGCCATTCGTTTAAAATAATATTGAATTGCGTGGTTCTCACACTCGCTCGGACGAAGAAATATCTAGCACGCATCGCATGGCATCTTCTTCTTCCGTGAACCCTTTAGCTCGAGAGACGCCAACTAATGCGGAGGCCGTGTACGCACGTATGGTCCCCCCGTCCCCGTGCCCCTACGATGCCGACCCGGATGTACAGATACGAAGAGCAGAGGGGCCCGACGAGCTCGACGCAATGCTAGCTGCATCGGCCAGCACCaccaaggccgtgtttagttaaaaaattaaaattccaaaaaaaaattccggcacctgcatggagacttaaatctagacgaaataaaaaacgcattgcgactgctgtctgtaaatggcgagacgaatctaatgaacctaattaggttgtaattagatgctaaattgctacagtaatattacagtaaataacctctaatgacggattaattaggttcattagatttgtctcgcgatttacagacgagttctgtaattatttttgtgattagtctatatttaatactttaaatgtagaaagatgattttttcaaaaaatttacaacgcgaaactaaacacggcccaaAATGTCATGGCACGGAAATCCTCCGAGAACAAGGATCCAGGATGACAGTGAGGTCAATCGAACTGTTTGGTCAGTGCTACAAGTGCATCGCTGCCGTCAAGACCCCTGCAGAGTTCCCATCACCATCAGCGAGGCCGCGCATGTGCAGACCGCAGTGCAGGTGAGATCGAGGAGAGGGCGCGGCCATCGCCAGCCAGCCATGTGCAACTAGGTGAGATCGAGGAGAGGACGCAGCCgtcgccagccagccagcagcctCGGATAAGCTGTACTCTCCCTGCCGCCGCAAGCGCCTTGGAGCCCCGCTTTTCCGAGCCACTGGGGTCTAGGGGGACGCCACGCTGCCTGTCCTGGACGCTCCTTGGTCCTCGCGGCCTCCTATCCGCGGGCAAAACGCTCAACTGACGGTTGGTGCCTGGCCGTGGCACACTGCAGGCTGTGGCGAGGCGAGAAGGGACTATCAGGCTATTGGCCTATTATTGCCTATTGGTGAGCCATAGTTAGGGCATGAGCGGCGGCTGTGCACTCGCATGTGTCCGTGTGGGGGACACAGCGCTAGTACTAGATAGCGTCGTCATCATGTACACACGTCTGTCTGAGCAGGAAGACGTTCCTGTCCGATCGAGTTCCGGTCAGGGTTCGGGGTGACCTGAGAATGGCAAGGGTACGTACCAAACCGAGAGATGCGATATGATCTAGTAGTAGATTCTCAATTCCCATGGCAGACCTTGTTGCTGGCTGGAATCATTGGAGCAAGGAAGGCTTGGGAGGCTGATAGGTGTCTGTCGGTGGGTTCGATCTTTTGGGGCTGAGAATAAAGCTCGCGCATCGGCACACGTGGATCACACATTTTGGGCCGGTCGACAAAGCCAAAGGAGTGCGCAGCGTTGTTTCTGCATTTGACGACCACCAAGAACAAATGTAGGACTGCTCAACTGCACCGTTTACATTCACTGGAAAAATAGCTGCTTACTATAGCAAGAAGAAAATCATGGTTGTAGGCAACTGCAAGGGGTTGGTCAGAAGTACAGAGGAGAAAATGGCTTGCGCACAGCAAGTCATCAAGATCTcataatagagctcgtccatcACATGGGGTATTGGGGGCTAGCTGTGTTCAAATGTTCTTCGATTCCCTTCAACCCCCTACTGATTGCTCGAACATATGCTTCCACGTCGTCCACCTATATTGCTGCGGACGACCTCGCTGCTACAACAGTTCAGGTTGCTTCAGAGCATCTCCAGCCGGATGACTAAATGGGcctctatctttttttttttaatctccCAGTTGAAAAACCAACTCCAGTCGGGCCCCTAAACGGGCTACCATTTTGTGGAGGCTACCAAATTTTGACCCAGAGCCtctagaactggaggccctctaTTTCCACCcaacatgtgggccccacttctttttttcctctttccCCTCTCCTCTAGTTCACTCGCTTGGAGAGGAGCTCGCGgctcccgcgccggccgccgccgccgccaccatcccgCCTGCTCCTCTCCCGGGGCGCTCGTGGCCGGCCTCGCCGTCACCGCGCTCCTGTGCtgcggcgccacggcggcggcggccccgcgcgccgcggcctcgctcCTGCCACTGGCGGCGTCGACCGCCCTCTggtgtgcggcggcggggctcttCGCGGCCGAGGAGCAGCGGGGCGCCGCGGACGCCGTGGAGGCCGTGATGCTCgtgggcggccgccgccgccagggcaaGCCCGAGGCCGGGCTGGTGCAGGTGATCGGCGAGGCCAACGCGAGCGCGTACGCGGCCACCGGCGGGGGAGTCCAGGTGGGGTGCTTCCTGCGCAGTTCGGCGTGGTGCGGCGTGGACGAGGACGGCGGGGAGGTCGTCTTCGCCGGCGATGGACGAGGCGGTCGCCCACCCCTAAATCTCTCATCAATGGCCCCGCCGTCCCGCATTACGTGCCGCCCCTCCGCGGCGCGGCACCCGCTGTTGCTCCGCGCCCGCGCACCTCGCGTTGATGGAGCGGCGCTCGGCCTGCGGCGGGCGCTGCCGCCGACGAGGGAGCCGCTGGTCGCGACGCGGGGGatcgtggtggcggcggcagagccGTGGCCGTCGGCGCGGGTGCGGGTGTGGCCCAGCTGGAGCAGGAGGGAGGCGCCGccgaggtgcgcggcggcggggcagctgGCGGGGCGCACTGGCGTCGAGAGGGGTATCGGCATGGATGTCGCCCTCGCCAGCACCGCGGTCGTCGCCATGGGCACGGGGAACCGCGTACTCTACAAGCTCGCGCTCGTGCCGCTCCGGGACCGGGCCTCGTGCACAGAAAGGAGGACCAAGGCGGCGAGCCCGGCagagagcagggcggcggcgacggccacaGAGTGCGTCTCGTAGAAGTGGTGGAACCGCATCGCGACGGAGGCCTCGAGGTGCGGGTTCTTGGGCTTGCGGCCCTTGCGGGAGATCCCGGCCTCGAGGTCGAAGTCGCTGCCGCCGACGGCTCTGGTGGGGTAGCGGAAGGACTTGGGGCTCCCCGGACCGAACCCCTGGCCGCTCATCCGGCGCAAGAACTCGGCCGCCCGAGATCACTTGGGCAGCACGCAGGGGAGGACCGACCCAGATCCGGATAGGGTGCTACGTTTCTCCCAGTAGGAAGGGAAGGGGAGTTAACACCTAGcgggcgctcgtcgccggcgaagaCGTGGCGaatggcgccgccgcttgcccagtggtcgccggctcgccgcgagGAGAGGAGGCCAGGAGGAGAGGCAGAGACCAGGGAAGGGGGTGATGGGAGCCGATAGAGTTTCGTTGACAGCTGGGTCCTACTAGTCATATTAATTTATGGGCCATCATTTGGTCGGGCTGACTAGAATCCGGAGAGGATTTCAAGCCTCTAAATTTTATAGGCAGgcccaaaaatacaaaatagaGGTCCATATTTGGGGAGCCGGCTGGAGATGCCTCAGCACCGTACTGCTACAATTCCTTAACGGTACAACAAAATatgatgatgcagagcagagcCGGAACTGTGACTGAACAACGACCGTGCAGCGATCGGCAAGGCTGATGGTCTGATGATTGATCATCCGAGACAGTGCACATGTCATCCATCCGGGGAGCCCGAGGCACGCCTGTGCCGAGAAGCTCCCATCAGCGTGACACCGTCTGAGATAAGCTAGCTTATGGAAGTAGGTAAGCTCCTTGAACAGAATTATTGTATCTTCGTTAGCAAACAGAACAAAAGGAAACTGGACTCAACTCAGACCATAGAATACAAGACTACAGTACTGCAATCTTATCCCCACCCTAGCTAGGAATCCCTCCTGCTCGGGGCACAACACAACGCGCACGATACGATGGCATATATAAGGTCAACAATCCATGGAAGGACCATACTTTTCGGGGTCCATACGCCGTCTTTCTCAGGCATATTAGGCTATTAGCATAGCAGCCTAGCTGCCTAGCAGGGGCCGCCCCACCGTGCGTCACTGTTCAAGCTGGGCCCCgtcggacgccgccgcggcacgtCACGCCCAGTTGCCCGAGGACGCTGCGCCACCGAGAGCCGAGCCCCCGGGACGAAGGATTTTCCTTGCGATCGCGAGCCTACCGTCCATGCCATTTCCGCCCCGTCtctcgtcgccgtcgcggcctCGCATCGACACCCTTGTCTCCCGTCTCCACCTAGcaccggtgcggcggcggcgcgcgtgtaCCCGGGCGCCACCGGCCATCCAGAAAACGCCGTTCTTTAAAgtccacgcgcgccgccgatcACCACTTCGACGGCTTGACGTGTAACCCGGTAGGAGCAGCAGgcgagagaaagaaaaaaacgaGGCAGGTTGCGCGCACGGGCACGGGGCTCGCTCGCCGCCCTTGCCGGTCACAGCTTTTCCGTCGCGGCGGGAGGCCGGAGGCCGTGCCCGGCTCGGCGACGCGCGACGTGCTAACCGACGCCAGGAGCGCGCGTGATCCCCCCACCAGAACCCCGCGCGACTCATAGAGATGCCGTCGCATCGCCGGGGCGAGGAGGACCACCcccgcggcgcggctcgccctTCCTCGACGTTGCTCTCGCTCTCATGAGATGACTAATAGTGCATTGCGATACGGCACCATTCCCAAACGCAGCAGCGGGACAGAAGGGTATGCTACGATAGGGGTGTTCCAGAAAGGCCCGAGCGTTCCGCCTTTCTACCACGCCGGGAGGAGAAACGAACAATCAttttgagcaaaaaaaaaagggtacAGCTTCTGGCGATAAAATACATGGTTTGGCATTGCTACCCTGGTTCTCCAGATGGGACAAAGACCAGGAATGATAGCCAGATACTCACATCAGCAGCCACTAGTTAAAGAAAACTGGCATAAGTAGCTAGTGAAAGCTAGCAGCTCTCTAGAAGAGGGGAGGAATAAAGATGGGTAAAGTCCGTTTTTCAATCCTGAACTATCACGATCATCCGATTTTGGTCCTTGAACTAtgaaaccggacatcctacacctcaAACTAATGAAACCGTTCGAAAAATAACCCTGGACTCAGCCTAAGGCGGTTTGCTACAGTACAATTTTCGAATTTCTAGGATttacacctctctcaattaaataatggaGAAAGTAttgttaatattgtctaaaaatcatgatattttgctGGGAGATAAAACAAGagacaaggaatctattttggctagatgtgatacattaGACATAatggaatttgaattataaaattttaaaaatggggtagaattcaaaattccttgaatttttaggtcagctaaacctttgctaaaaattcaataaaaatatgataattcataattttttatttattttaataaTGTATTTTTTGTTGGTCCAAgtttttttgaaagttttttaaTTCCTTCATAAcgctcaaatttgaatcaaatttgattcctcaaattttaatttgtgaattttctatagaacttgggACAATAAAAAGTACtttattaaaataaataaaaaattatgtattatcatattttaattaatttttatcaaaggtttaggTTCCCtaaaaaattcaaggaatttgaattctacccatttttaaaattttataattcaaatttcattatgtCTAATGTATCACGTCTAGGcaaaatagattccttgtctCTTGTTCTACCTCCCagcaaaatatcatgatttttagacaacattaactatgctttctccattatttaattgagagatgTGTGAAATTTTAGAAATTCGAAAATtgtactgtagcaaaaccgccttAAGCTGAGTccagggttgtttttcaaacggtttcgCTAGTTCGAGGTGTAgaatgtccggtttcgtagttcaaggACCAAAATCAGATGATCGTGATAGTTTAGGGTTGAAAAATGGACTTTAACCAAGAAAGATTGCCTTTCTTTCTACCATCGCAAGTGTTCGACTCTGTGGACAGTTCAATAGGAACTTCAGATAATCAATACGTACGTGATAAAAAGAAATCGATGATAACTGACAAGGACATTGCATTAGGTGCACCGGAATTCGGAGGTACAGAAAGGCAATCAGATCATCAGCAAGGCTTTAGCATCACGAGTGAAATCAGCCATGTATCTCTCCTGAATGGAACTTCGAAATGAAGTAATCCGATCGCACGGCTTGCAGAGGAGAGTTCTGAGCTCTCACACAACACGAATCTCACATGTAAGCAGTTGATTAGCTGGGGCTAATGGCTAAAGGTTAAAAGCCCCCCCTCTGTCGGTTAGGCCGTCCCTGTCAGCCAAATCAAAATCGACCGAGCATGCCTGAAGCTGAACTGTGCGCCTGGCGCCCTGGCGAGGGCAGAAACCGACGCGTGTGGCGAGCACCGAGCGGGGCCCGCGGCCCTTCAccacctcaccgccggcggGGCCCTGTCGCCAGCGAGCGTGCCGCACGAACGATACCATGCGCCTAGTGACACGAAATGTTTCTTTTCCgcccacattgttcacaaaatatTGGCTGGACGCACGGAGCGGAGGGCGACAAGTAGACGCTAAGTGGGAGCTGGCAAGGAAAGTGAGGTGATCAGAAAAACAAAAGGTTCTTGCAAGGGAGGTGAGGTGCTAGGcttggagaaaagaaaagagaagactaaagaaaaggaaaagaaaaatccCTGAGGGAGTAATTTGGCAATGAGAGGTCTGGAGAGGagacgagcagcagcagcggaacAATAATGATTTTGCAAAAGAATAAAGCGGCGAGGATGGCGAGCGGGAGTGGTGAGAGACCCCACCGGAGGAAAGGGTGAGGACCCCCGAAAACAGAGGCAGTCTTGGGCGGTAGCTCACAAGTCCCGTGTtgcttgcaggcttgcagccacCGAGTCCTCGCCCCCACACCGGCCATTTCCGCCTGCTTTTAATCCCAGCGAGCTTAGTTAACAGCAACCCCTCTGCTTATCCGCGGCGAGTGCTTCCTGCTTAAGCGCGAGCGAAATGGTTGTTAGTGTCAGTCAGTTCGTGCACGGCCACAAAGATGAGGATTCCAAGTTACTCATGTTTTGTGAGCGAGTGACGGTGACTCGGCCATTGATGGTCCACAGGAACCGGTCCATGGTGGAGTGTTGGTGGTAAGTGGTATCCTTCGAGTCCAGCGGCAGGCATTGGACTGCCTAACTCTTCACTGATGGCTGAATCGGATTGATTGGAAGAGTGAGAAGACACCGACCGAACAGCAGAGGGCGAGGGGGAGGAATGGATGAGAGATGGAAGAACAAACGCTTGCGGCAAAGTGCAAAGTCTATTTCTCTGTGCTTTTATTTATAGTGATGTTTGAGGCTGCAAGATTGCAGTCCTGTAGAGTAGGATACAAACAAATGACCTCTGTTTTTAGTAATAAAATGATCAAAAAGTGGGAGAAGAGATCACTAAGAACAAACATGAACAATCTAGCACCAAACATTTAATCGAACTGAACtgggaaaaaaataagaaaaagggACGAAAAAACATATAGGTTTGAACAGGTAATGGAGACCAAGAATTAGAAGCTCAGAATTTGTACGGGGTCGGCCAAAGAAGGAAAataatctttcttttttttcgagTGTAGCGGTTACCAGGActcctcggcgccggcggggccgtACAGGTCGAAGGGCGCCCAGAGCGCATCGAGCGGGCACGGCCGCCCGGCGCCGAGCCGCGCCCACGGCTTGCCGGACCCGGACCAATGCAGCAGGCTCACCGGACCCGGGTGGAGGTCGCGGCAGCTGCCCAGGACAttgtcgccgccgaggccgtgCTGGTTCCACCGGTGTTCGATCGGCGCCACGTGCCCTGCGAACACCAGCAGGAAGGGCGGCAGCGACCCCAGCTCGTAGATGCGCCCTGGCGGCGACTTCTGTATCTCCATCCACCGCTCGATGCGCTGCGTGTAGCTCGCTTGCCGCCACCGCTCGAGATCGAGCACCATGACCCCCGTGTTGAAGTagcacggccgccgccccgcgaaCGTCCCGGCGAACCGCTGGTCTGACCAGAACCGGCCTGTGAAGTACTTGGTGAAGTTGGCGTGGCAGTACTCGGGCGCGCCGACGGTGCGGCCGCCGAGGTCGGTGCGCCAGAGCTTGGCGACGTCGTCGACGAGGACGAGGTCGGAGTCGAGGTAGATGACGCGGCGCACGCAGGGCTCGAGGAGGTCGGCGAGGTAGTTGCGCGCATAGTTGAGCGGCTGCTCCAGCGCCTGCCGCACCGACGTGGAGATGAGCCCCCGGACGCGGTCGGGGTCGAAGTAGTAGACTTTGAAGCGGAGCTGCGGGAACACGGCGCGGACGAGGTCCCCGAGGCCCGGGTCGGAGACGAGGAAGTGGAAGAAGACGCTCTCGGGGCACCTGGCGTGCTGAACCACCGAGT from Panicum virgatum strain AP13 chromosome 9K, P.virgatum_v5, whole genome shotgun sequence encodes:
- the LOC120652660 gene encoding probable galacturonosyltransferase-like 7, which gives rise to MLWVTRLSGFFSAAMVMVVLSPSLQSFPPAEAIRSSQFDGSVRFPGQIAGGARGIAFRRAPSFRNAADCGGGGGAGNGTAVNVCDPSLVHIAITLDEEYLRGSVAAVHSVVQHARCPESVFFHFLVSDPGLGDLVRAVFPQLRFKVYYFDPDRVRGLISTSVRQALEQPLNYARNYLADLLEPCVRRVIYLDSDLVLVDDVAKLWRTDLGGRTVGAPEYCHANFTKYFTGRFWSDQRFAGTFAGRRPCYFNTGVMVLDLERWRQASYTQRIERWMEIQKSPPGRIYELGSLPPFLLVFAGHVAPIEHRWNQHGLGGDNVLGSCRDLHPGPVSLLHWSGSGKPWARLGAGRPCPLDALWAPFDLYGPAGAEESW